The genomic segment GGAATGTCAATCGTCACAGCTGCACAGCAAAGTCAAGAAACTGACAGGTGTAAATATAACACTGGCAACATCTCACTGTTAACGTCCATAGACGTTCTGTGGGACAAAAACTCATGCATCAgctaatattttctattttgtttttaattgttcagCCCTTCCAGTGGAAAATGAGAGTGTAGATCAGGTAATGTGATTCATAGTCTTAAAAACCTTTCCAAATGGGGATTCTTAAATGGCTTAACACAGTGCTTAAGAAAACTGCAGTTGAAAACTCTACGGATCAATTTATCTCAAGAGCGATCTGCCTTATCAAGACTGCCTAAATGATGGTAAAATGTatacaacaatttttttttacatccaaaCTCTGATAAGATCTCAGTTATGCTTACATTGGCTGTTTTTATCACCCCTGGAACTGTGCTACTTTGACTATTGATAGTTTTGAAAGTAGTTCTTCCAGACTCTGGTCCGGAAGTCTGGTATCACATTTGATCTGAGTCATTTGAAGCTCATGTTTAGCGCtgtgaattttttaaaaaatctgtaacATTAAAGACATGAATTAATGTCAATATGTTCTGAACTCAGTTACTCATATTTTACTAAAACAAGCACCATCAAAGTATACGTCTTTGCACTGGCTCCCTGTTGATATaagaataaaatttaaaatattatgctTCCACACTGCATCAGTGAAATGTTATTTCCCACTTAACCCATGGTATACATCTATACATCATTATTTGCTCATTGTGGACTTTGGACAACTTTCAGTTCCCAAAACAAAGCTCTGAATTGTGGGGTTGTGGAATAACCTTCCATGTTATATACTGTGTTGCCAGTCAGTCAGAACTGtcttaaaacatatttattagCTTTTGACTCTGTTTAATGTATTgaattaaattgtgtttttctaatGGTTATGTTATGGCTTCTGTGTTATTATGAAGTGCCTCAGACGTTGTGCAGTTGAAAGATGTTATGTAGAATAAAGATGGTGAGGAAGATTAAAAGCATTGTTTTAAGTGCTCGGCTCAGTTAGgttctgtttctctttctttgGCTAAAGCTGATATTTCACAGGGAGAATAACATAATTTAATATAGTTTTTGAAGGCCATCTCCTACTACAAAAAACCCTAGTAAACACTGGTTGGCATTATATACCCAAGGCATAACAATCAGGATTTTAAGTGCAGTTAGTGTTTCACAAAAATTGAAGACATATCATAGCATTGCTAttcaaatctacagtacatgttatgtTTTGCTCACACAAGGCTACAGGTTCAATCTATTGACCCCAGCTTTATGGCTTGTGCAAACCCTGTCATTTATCCATCTGCAACTCTTTAATGCAGCACAGATCCATAAGAGAGGAAATCAATGTCATCTATACCTTTGAATTCCTATTATCTCACTTCAGTCATGTAATACTGATACAGAACAGAATCTCTGTGATATTTAAATTTTCAAACGTTGATAAAATCGTAAGATCTTTAGATgtatcattttcttttaatcagcCAATAATACTCACCAAAGTAAGATGCTGAGTTACCAGAGCTGGGAAGTAAGAATGATAAATAACaggttactttttttaaaaggctattgagcattttaaattgtttgccACAGATTTTTTGCACTAGGGGAATCATCAAAGTATTTTTATTAGCTGTACCTGCTTTGTTTAATGACATCATGGAATCTCACAGTTTTGAGCTTTTGTTTCACATTCAATGGAGAGAACTGCACAGTAGTAGACAGGAAAAGATGGGAGGCATCTAAAAATAACTGTTTATTAAACGAAAGATTGCCCTGTCACTGCAAGCACGGTATGCAAACGCCATCACAACAGAACTCCTCTCCATGGCAACCAGACAACATAAATTGAAGACCTGTTGTGCTAATAGAGTTACTGCTGAAAACCAGTCAGTGTTTGCTCGCTTTGATTGCGGCTAAACAAACTTTCCCCCATCCCCTTTCCACCAGCAGAGAAGGAGTCTCTTGGTTGGGAGAGCCCTCTTTCATACACCCAGGAATTGTCCCTTTCAGCCAAGTGGCCTTGTAAACACAGTTACTACACAGGGCTTAAGAGAACCACTGTAAAAAAGGGCAATTTTCATGTAAAGTAAAAAGGTGTTTTCTGAGAATCttttataaaatgcaaatatgCTAGTGTTGAAAAGTTGCTACTTAGAGTCAAACAACCATTAAAAAAGAcctaaatatttcaaaatgcagATCTCCCTTTGCATACTATATATGCATCCCATTAATTTAGCAtctttaaaacacaaagcagTGGCACAATTTGTATCCAGTTATGGAACATTTAATAAGATAAATCAAATGTGAGCAGCATTTGATAATTAACTGAAGTCTCCACAATGGTTTTGtcattcacacaaaaaaaagacatttagtCATTGTGTGGCATTTGGttattaaaggaacaagtcataggtttattccatgctgaaaaaaagaagaaagaagacacaacgtttcggccgtggagccttcctcaGTTTTGAAGCctacctttgcagcctacgcatgctgatgcagctacccacctgaactactttggTTAGTAAAGTACACTATAATAAGTAATGGAATGTAGGAACATCTCTTTGACTTTGTTAACTAAATAAGTTAAACATGAATAAAAAGAAACTTATTTCAGGTATGGCATATTTCGACTATTGTGTTTTTCACAAGGTCTGCCTAAATTTGTAGGTCTGGTAACGGGACACAGTgctgactgtacagtatatattataatcAAGAAGACGAATTTCCCCCTCCTTCATATAAAGCAGATAGATCTGCtatgaataataatgaaaaaaacttgTTAAAACTGCTGAATTGCTGAAACACATTACAgtgtgcagtttttttaaagagattaaaaGGACATGACTTGttcaaatttttttttactaacttAAACAATTTTCAACAGTTGCTACATCACCTCTACATCCCAATTAAAAGAacgtttttgtttcttgtctttttatttctttaaaaaatgtagcctGCACATcatgaacatttaaaatgattgaTACTTTTGGTCAtttcaaacatgttttatgctaggaggattttttttaaagatatgttgacaaaaacaaaattgatcaTTGCTAAACTTGGCAAGCCAATGtctaaaaatgaaatgcaagtCAATGCCAGGCTGATATTTAGCAATATTATATATCATTTCATAAaagttaagatttttttttttgcagagttAGATTAAGTATTTAGAAAATAACATCACATGGTGTAAAACAATCACCCAAGGGTTTCAAATCCCAATCATCTAAAGTTTGAGTGCAATTCTAATCAATTGAATATTTCAGACcatgaaactacagtatacctCATTGATTTATAGCAATAAATACAAGAATATCTACATACAGCATGACTACACTGCATTGGCCTGAAAGGAAACGCTTGTAAAATCCGATCGATCAAAAGTgagaaaaaagttaaatatttgtcaaaaatgaAATCTGAACATTGTGCATCCATTCTCTTTTGATGGAGGTATTtctcaataaacattttatttagtaaAGTATTTCTTGCAATAAAACCAGTGGAAGACTGTGGGACCTGTTTTTCTtgcaaacccatagctagggttaggcttaggatttgaaaaaacattcaacGTTTTGgattgcatggctgtgtttaaggacagaaATTAaagttaggaaaagtgatatttcaatgttatcttcactttttggTTCTTACTTAaagtatataatatttatatcgATAATCAATTATGATTTCAGAATTTCTTAGTAGTATCTGAGTCCTCCAAGTtaaatttttttgggggggaacaGTGCTGGGTTTAAGCATTGTTTAATCAATATATTCGTATTATCCttacattatatattttatctcAAAGCACATCTAATTAACCTCATCTAGCAAAATCGTGTGATAAtgctattttaattataatactAAGTTGTTTCTAAATAAACCTATTCTTATCAGGTGCCATTCTACTCTTCCTGTCAGAATGTGAGTTGTGAATCTTTGTGGTGAACTCACAATGTGAAGCACAACGGCAGAGTTTTATTACTGCTTCTAAACCAGAGAAAATTTGAAGAATTTGAAGGTCACACACCTTCACACCATCCTgtttaaacaaaataacttaATTGTATTATCTCTTTAAGAGTATTTTTGGTCATTTCAAATACACGATTTAAAACAGTCGGTGCCGTATTGAATGGGTATTTATTAGCAGGAAATGATGATAATTAATGATAACtaagtttttcttcttttgaatAGTCATAACAACAaatcatgacaaaaacaaacttcCCCTCAATTGGTCAATGAAGGCGAACTATGTCCTCCAATGGACAACAGAGACTTCTTCGAGGTACATTAAGACGTTTTCAAACACATAAAGATGAATCAAAAGTGATTAatcattttcttattaaaagGCTGGCTAGAATATTTAAGTAGGCTGACCTATACATTCAATACAATGACATCAAACTGTAGAGCTACTACCACTGCGGGGAGCAGAAATTAGTTTGATTATTACAAACAGGACCTTATGTCATACACTTCTATTATACAAAAACCTTTATCTCGTGACCCTTTATATTTTGACATTGTGTCTGACTTACATTGTATATGAATAGTATATACAATAGGATTCTTCAATATGTctaaattttcattttgtatcATTAATTATATTTGAACAACATCGAATAAGGAACCTACCTAAATTGGATACATGAGTATCAAAATTGTGTTCTTCTTTGTAAGCGTCATTTCGTTATTTTGACTTCCTTCTCGTAGTACAGGATATCGTCAAACGTCCTATCTGACTTTCACTCCTAACAATTTCAGAGCATTGAAGATTTCACAgacaaaactgaattgaaattctTTGGTTATACAACTGCACTGAGCATATTGTATGCTGGTAAGTTTATCTGGATTGATATGGAtattttcatatgtttgtcttTAATTGTGTTCTTGGCATACTTCATGTAAACTTTAAAATTACAGTTCATATGCATTAAAAGGGAAAGAAAGAAGAAGCAAATGTAAGATCAAGTAAGGGGAGACCAAAATGTTTAGAACAGGGTTAGGTGCCTTtagtaatataaataaaaaaaacagtaaaaagaaaaaagccaaAAAGAATGTGATTGATCAAATATTTGTggtttatattttgtttatacCAGTAATAACACAGGcatctcattttttaaaaaaaagaatatgctgtcttttaaaaaatggagaAGCCTTGATATTTagtataaataaataagaatataataaataaaagtatttcccagaaacaaaaaagaaatactgataaCAAGCCATCATGATGTCAGGTTCaactttcattattatttttctagcACCACAGAAGAGCAAGAAAAAGTGGGGGAATttgtccaattttttttttaattttgtttgtacagcttttcattaACTCACAAGATGTTCCACTAGTGACTTCTTGCTATACTTTGAAGCTTAAGATCTGCAAGTGGCATGTCACTCAAGGATGCTACCATTTCCAGTTTGAGATATATTGGACAGATACAAACCTAGAGGTACTGTAGTGACTTTCCAAATAAGCAACAGTAGTTTATGTAGTTTGTGGTTAATATGTACAAAGCAACAGTGAATTtagcattgtatttttttttatatttcttttagaTTACAAAAATGGATGACCCTGCAGATTATACTGATGGTTATACTGATGACTATCCCCTACCAGAAATGCCTGGTACAAATATTCCAATTGTAGATTCAGTAGCACCCGAACccttgaaaataataaatatattcttGCAGACAATAACCTGCGTACTGGGATTGTGCGGCAATGGTTTAGTGATCTGGATTACCGGCTTCAAGATGAAGAGAACAGTCAACACCACTTGGTTCCTCGGCTTGGCCATCGCTGACTTTGTGTTCTGTGTCTTCCTTCCATTCACCATCGTGAATGTAGCCAGAGACAAGGACTGGCTCTTCGACATTCACATGTGCAGGGCGCTCTCCTTCATCCTGTTGCTCAACATGTATGTCAGCGTCTTCCTCCTGACCGTCATCAGTGTGGACCGCTGTGCGGCGGTCGCCTTCCCCGTCTGGTCTCAGAACCACCGAACCGTGAGAGTGGCGTCCTTCGTGGTGCTggttgcgtgggtttcctctactGTTCTGAGCCTCCCTTCGCTTCTTTTCCGGGATATTCAGCCCCTTCACAAGAAAGTCCTGTGCATATACAACTACAAGAACAGCTTGGGGCTCCCGGCTCATGAAATGGTTGTGTTCATGAGGTTCATTGTCGGTTTCCTTATTCCTTTCATGCTGATAGTTCTCTGCTACAGTATCATCGCCTGGAAGTTAAAGAGGAGGAATCTTGCCAAATCCTCCAGACCTCTCAAAATCATGGTGAGCATTATTGTGGCTTTTTTTATCTGCTGGGTGCCTTTTCATGGGGTACATATCCTCGAGATGTATTTTTGCGATGAAAGGCCCGTAACTTGCACGATTCTTGTTTCTGTTGCCTTTAATGTGGCCTCGGCCAACAGTTTTTTAAACCCTATTCTGTATGTTTTCATGGGCTCAGAATTCCAAGGTATACTCAGGCAGTCTATTTTCTTTCGGCTAAAGAAAGCACTGGCTGAGGATTCACAAATCACTGCAAGGAGCTCCATGTAAAAATCTTAGAACAGTGAACCATTGTAAAGGACAAACAGTGTGCAAAGACTGTATCCAGCAATTAAGTAAACTGTCAGTATTTTCTTCAAACGATTTTTAcatttgtataaataaaatgatattCAGTATGGTAAGGTAGCTTATCAGGGATTTTCTGTTGTGTACCATATTACCTGattataatataaaaacatatatcTGTTTCTGTTCTCCTATTTTTTACATGTGTCTTCCTtccttatactgtacttttgttGATCTTGGAGAGGTCAACCGACAGTATGATGTGACATGGTCTATGCCTCTCAGGAGTTTGAATACACAATTCAAATCCCTGGGTAAACTTTTCTGTTTCAGGACAAATCATTCTATTCCCTTCAACTGTCTGAATGTGGAATTCCCTCGGTTCTGGTTGGTTTGTTTTGTAGTACTTTTGGAGCAACAATCCAGAACACAACATTCCAAATTTAGACCAATTTTGCATCATTTTACCAAATTTGCCTTGATTTGATTTTTACCATtcttaactacagtatgtatttctcatacagtatatgacttttTCTACTTCAGTGCCACTCGTTTGATATTTAAGAGGTTTGTATCAGGAGCTGTTTCAGCATAGAGAGGCTACAAAGGAAAATTCAACAATTTTCCTTCACACTGGAGAGTGCCAACAGCCATATTGCCTTGCAACTGAAAACTGGCAACCCTCTGAAGCTATGGccatgagcctggtcagtacctgggtgagaGAATTATGgtcgctgctggaagaggtgttagcggggccagtagggggtgttTACTCTGCAATCTGTGTGGGTttgccccattatagtgacagggagaccatactgtaaaaaatgtttcgtccttcggatgagatgtaaaactgaggtcctgactctctgtggtctttaaaaatcccagggcaattcttgaaaagagtaggggtgttaccctggcatcaggccaaatttcccattcacggccccctaataatccccatctatgaattggcttaatctGTTCTCGTCCCCACTGATACCTGATGTGTTGTAAGCGTTCTgttgcatcatctaggtgggggtacacactggtggtggtggaggtgagtccccactttgagtggagtgtccagaaaagtgtctGTTATATGTTGTAAGTGaaagatatttttattattttattattattattattagattaaATGATTAGATGTTCACATTAAATGATAACATTTGTGATATTTTTCCAGGATGAAAACCTTTTTGTCGCAAAAATGTTAAAACGTTTTACTAAGACAAAATGTGTATAGATCTGTCCCCATGTTGCTAAACTCACCTATTTTTGTCTGTTACTTATGGATTTATTCTCTAAGAATTTAACTGTTACTTTGCTGATATTAAATAGGGCACACATGTGTAACAGGAGCCGGTCCAGgcgaagcgtagttcaggaccctatgcagtcggtataatccggaagtaagtggagaaggatgACGAGAATCAGGAGGGgttgacagacagacaggggggtgtGATGACAgtgatccggtgctcggggggcgtggcgcaggcaaacaagtccaaggagTCCAGGGGGGAAGTTCGAGGCGAAGTCCAAGGTCCAAAAGTGGGTGATCCATCTGTGACAAAACACAcggggacaaaaaaaaaacaaacgggACGGGATCCGGTACAGggacaggaaataaaaacaggatgacGAGACCAGACgttccgagccccggactcagatggtcaggatgccgtgaCGAAGCCGGTGCCGTCGTGTcgctcctggacccgctggtaggcgggctccCGGAcgtccatctcccagtgct from the Lepisosteus oculatus isolate fLepOcu1 chromosome 22, fLepOcu1.hap2, whole genome shotgun sequence genome contains:
- the LOC102696348 gene encoding chemerin-like receptor 1 isoform X3, with translation MLTITCVLGLCGNGLVIWITGFKMKRTVNTTWFLGLAIADFVFCVFLPFTIVNVARDKDWLFDIHMCRALSFILLLNMYVSVFLLTVISVDRCAAVAFPVWSQNHRTVRVASFVVLVAWVSSTVLSLPSLLFRDIQPLHKKVLCIYNYKNSLGLPAHEMVVFMRFIVGFLIPFMLIVLCYSIIAWKLKRRNLAKSSRPLKIMVSIIVAFFICWVPFHGVHILEMYFCDERPVTCTILVSVAFNVASANSFLNPILYVFMGSEFQGILRQSIFFRLKKALAEDSQITARSSM
- the LOC102696348 gene encoding chemerin-like receptor 1 isoform X2 encodes the protein MLITKMDDPADYTDGYTDDYPLPEMPGTNIPIVDSVAPEPLKIINIFLQTITCVLGLCGNGLVIWITGFKMKRTVNTTWFLGLAIADFVFCVFLPFTIVNVARDKDWLFDIHMCRALSFILLLNMYVSVFLLTVISVDRCAAVAFPVWSQNHRTVRVASFVVLVAWVSSTVLSLPSLLFRDIQPLHKKVLCIYNYKNSLGLPAHEMVVFMRFIVGFLIPFMLIVLCYSIIAWKLKRRNLAKSSRPLKIMVSIIVAFFICWVPFHGVHILEMYFCDERPVTCTILVSVAFNVASANSFLNPILYVFMGSEFQGILRQSIFFRLKKALAEDSQITARSSM
- the LOC102696348 gene encoding chemerin-like receptor 1 isoform X1 translates to MLLFINSQDVPLVTSCYTLKLKICKWHVTQGCYHFQFEIYWTDTNLEITKMDDPADYTDGYTDDYPLPEMPGTNIPIVDSVAPEPLKIINIFLQTITCVLGLCGNGLVIWITGFKMKRTVNTTWFLGLAIADFVFCVFLPFTIVNVARDKDWLFDIHMCRALSFILLLNMYVSVFLLTVISVDRCAAVAFPVWSQNHRTVRVASFVVLVAWVSSTVLSLPSLLFRDIQPLHKKVLCIYNYKNSLGLPAHEMVVFMRFIVGFLIPFMLIVLCYSIIAWKLKRRNLAKSSRPLKIMVSIIVAFFICWVPFHGVHILEMYFCDERPVTCTILVSVAFNVASANSFLNPILYVFMGSEFQGILRQSIFFRLKKALAEDSQITARSSM